One Phragmites australis chromosome 23, lpPhrAust1.1, whole genome shotgun sequence DNA window includes the following coding sequences:
- the LOC133906509 gene encoding uncharacterized protein LOC133906509 isoform X2, with protein sequence MMLVLFFDRIGWPTSLPTSEKGSFIKSALREKLKALEEFSTSDSLSLRPGVEKFIDDALSEGVPVAILATYGRNGEKMSRSIIEKLGPERTSKTKIVGKEEVEGSLFGQLVLGKGVASSLDEQLVREAQKAASAEKQRIAEEVASILKLTVDITASESSEKIIATLRAGSEYVGCDVQNCVLVAGSQSGVLAAERIGMPCVVVRSSFTARAEFHSAKAVMDGFGGTDLTISKLLNKKWS encoded by the exons ATTGGCTGGCCTACGTCTTTGCCAACTAGCGAGAAAGGATCATTTATAAAAAGTGCTCTCCGTGAAAAG TTGAAAGCTTTGGAAGAGTTCTCAACTTCTGACAGCTTATCGCTGCGGCCTGGAGTCGAAAA GTTCATTGATGATGCACTTAGTGAGGGTGTCCCTGTGGCCATATTAGCAACATATGGGAGAAATGGAGAAAAGATGTCAAG GTCTATAATTGAAAAGTTAGGCCCTGAGAGAACATCAAAAACAAAGATTGTTGGAAAAGAAGAGGTTGAAGGAAGCTTATTTGGGCAGCTTGTACTTGGTAAAGGTGTTGCATCTAGTTTGGATGAGCAACTTGTCAGGGAAGCCCAAAAGGCTG CTTCTGCAGAGAAGCAGAGGATAGCAGAAGAGGTTGCATCCATCCTAAAACTTACCGTTGACATCACAGCGTCCGAAAG CTCAGAGAAGATAATAGCAACTCTGCGTGCCGGGTCTGAATATGTTGGTTGCGACGTGCAAAACTGCGTTCTTGTTGCTGGTAGCCAATCTGGCGTCCTTGCAGCCGAACGCATTGGCATGCCATGCGTAGTTGTTCGTAGCAG CTTTACAGCCAGAGCGGAATTTCACTCTGCGAAGGCCGTCATGGATGGATTTGGCGGCACAGACCTCACCATATCAAAACTACTGAACAAGAAGTGGTCTTAA